The following are from one region of the Staphylococcus argenteus genome:
- a CDS encoding HAD family hydrolase: MKFENYIFDFDGTLADTKKCGEIATQRAFKTCGLSEPSSKDITHYMGIPIEESFLKLADRQLDEASLTKLIETFRNTYKTIEKDYIYEFAGITEAITSLHNQGKKLFVVSSKKSDVLERNLSAIGLNHLITEAVGSDQVSKYKPDPEGIHTILQRYNLNSQHTVYIGDSTFDVEMGQRAGVQSAVVTWGAHDARILLHSNPDFIINDPSEINTVL; this comes from the coding sequence GTGAAGTTTGAAAATTATATTTTTGATTTCGATGGCACATTAGCAGATACGAAAAAATGTGGAGAAATAGCTACACAAAGAGCATTTAAAACATGCGGATTATCGGAACCATCATCAAAAGATATCACACATTATATGGGAATACCTATTGAAGAATCATTTTTAAAATTGGCAGATAGACAATTAGATGAGGCTTCTTTGACAAAATTAATTGAAACATTTAGAAATACATATAAAACAATAGAAAAAGACTATATCTATGAATTTGCCGGAATTACAGAGGCTATTACAAGTTTACATAACCAAGGGAAAAAGCTTTTCGTGGTATCTAGTAAAAAAAGTGATGTACTAGAAAGAAATTTATCAGCAATTGGGTTAAATCATTTAATTACTGAAGCTGTTGGTTCTGATCAAGTAAGTAAATATAAACCGGATCCTGAAGGCATACATACGATTTTGCAACGTTATAATTTAAATAGTCAACATACTGTTTACATTGGAGATTCAACATTTGATGTTGAGATGGGACAACGAGCTGGTGTGCAATCGGCAGTAGTGACATGGGGTGCACATGATGCAAGAATATTACTTCATTCGAATCCTGATTTTATTATCAATGATCCATCAGAAATAAATACAGTATTATAA